One segment of Campylobacter concisus DNA contains the following:
- a CDS encoding multiheme c-type cytochrome, producing the protein MRNLQKALAGLLMGVSIFASQACCEEHNMQMSDKARDVIANPKGTLQSRGVISLQDYVVEEQEMYNWLFKNHPIFTKYGGKTVGKMVVHDRGLEWLAEGHGFDMSKLSKRDGGKGYSSMMYRIPATSSLQFPNKFVGPEKCGECHPAQYEVWSRSRHATTMRFPGEHPEVNNNLTEPVFDKDTASILPKGITPDVIYATVGHLRTKMGYVDAWLLRGTYYVEGGLLRDGTGQIVAGGNQWQRTWALNLDDATVKKIKELVPEFPGTLEEYGDNGGYVRGLASYAAKHKKSMFFQANSSYCEVCHPVKFDFKSKAEFYAALGNAKELQKHTISKGVSCEECHGAGGHLDGATNFRTSNCERCHQRFNFSPDLARANPLNNGKLDLSLSSKFKSMGPGCGSEGSQSYFTAHYDKGMRCVTCHDPHDNTGPVVGDKSVTGMNYNSEQGYLSSFYTKPKIRKECKDCHETQAYIASKADTHKDNTCASCHMPFMMSCENFYAVQFQDNAGFDTQRRSHIWKIMVDPKEKSLVPGDAAKGPRDAKDWHFERDKNGHNYVDLMWACARTSWADKDMKDTKGCHSPVLSELKPTLHFKNQKQVYDEVMGWQTPVKNEFSEVKIGIEGLYSLLETKKLDASDKVRVYELIQNAQEIIDMVEKDGSWGMHGFKFTKQKLDASKEYIKEAQRILNKNL; encoded by the coding sequence ATGAGAAATCTACAAAAAGCCTTAGCTGGTTTGCTCATGGGTGTTAGCATCTTCGCTTCACAAGCCTGTTGCGAAGAGCATAATATGCAGATGTCCGATAAAGCACGTGATGTTATCGCAAATCCTAAAGGCACACTGCAAAGTAGAGGTGTTATCTCCTTGCAAGACTACGTCGTAGAAGAGCAAGAGATGTATAACTGGTTATTTAAAAACCACCCTATTTTTACAAAGTATGGTGGTAAAACCGTCGGTAAAATGGTCGTTCACGACCGTGGCTTAGAGTGGCTTGCCGAGGGACATGGCTTTGATATGTCAAAGCTTAGCAAAAGAGATGGCGGTAAGGGCTATAGTTCTATGATGTATAGAATTCCAGCCACTTCATCGCTTCAGTTTCCTAACAAATTTGTAGGACCAGAAAAGTGCGGTGAGTGTCACCCAGCTCAGTATGAAGTGTGGAGCAGATCTCGCCACGCAACTACTATGCGTTTCCCTGGTGAGCACCCAGAGGTTAATAACAACCTAACTGAGCCAGTATTTGACAAAGATACGGCTTCTATCCTTCCAAAAGGTATCACTCCAGATGTCATATACGCAACTGTTGGTCACTTAAGAACCAAAATGGGCTACGTTGATGCGTGGCTACTTCGTGGTACTTACTACGTTGAGGGCGGTTTGCTAAGAGATGGTACAGGTCAGATCGTAGCTGGTGGTAACCAATGGCAAAGAACATGGGCGTTAAATTTAGACGACGCAACTGTTAAAAAGATAAAAGAGCTTGTTCCAGAATTTCCTGGCACTCTTGAAGAGTATGGCGACAATGGCGGATATGTCAGAGGTCTAGCTTCATACGCCGCAAAACATAAAAAATCAATGTTTTTCCAAGCAAACTCATCATATTGTGAAGTTTGTCACCCAGTTAAATTTGATTTCAAATCAAAAGCAGAATTTTACGCAGCACTTGGTAATGCCAAAGAGCTTCAAAAACACACTATCTCAAAAGGTGTAAGCTGTGAGGAGTGCCACGGAGCTGGCGGTCACCTTGATGGGGCTACAAATTTTAGAACATCAAACTGCGAACGCTGCCACCAAAGGTTTAACTTTAGCCCAGATCTAGCTCGTGCTAATCCGCTTAATAACGGTAAGCTTGATCTATCACTTAGCTCTAAATTTAAATCAATGGGACCAGGATGTGGTTCTGAAGGTTCACAATCATACTTTACAGCTCACTACGACAAAGGTATGAGATGTGTTACTTGCCACGATCCACACGATAACACAGGTCCAGTTGTAGGTGATAAGAGTGTAACAGGTATGAACTATAATTCAGAACAAGGCTATCTAAGCTCATTCTATACTAAACCAAAGATTAGAAAAGAGTGTAAAGATTGCCACGAAACTCAAGCATATATCGCATCTAAAGCAGATACTCACAAAGATAACACTTGTGCATCTTGCCACATGCCATTTATGATGAGTTGTGAGAATTTCTATGCTGTTCAGTTCCAAGACAACGCTGGCTTTGATACTCAAAGAAGATCTCACATCTGGAAGATCATGGTTGATCCAAAAGAGAAATCTCTAGTACCAGGCGATGCTGCTAAAGGTCCAAGAGATGCTAAAGATTGGCACTTTGAGAGAGATAAAAATGGCCATAACTACGTTGACTTGATGTGGGCGTGCGCTAGAACATCTTGGGCTGATAAAGATATGAAAGATACCAAAGGCTGCCACAGCCCAGTACTATCTGAGCTAAAACCAACACTTCACTTCAAAAACCAAAAACAAGTTTATGATGAAGTTATGGGATGGCAAACTCCAGTTAAGAATGAATTCTCTGAAGTTAAGATTGGTATTGAAGGACTTTACTCACTACTTGAGACTAAAAAACTTGATGCAAGTGATAAAGTAAGAGTTTATGAGCTTATCCAAAATGCTCAAGAGATCATCGATATGGTTGAAAAAGATGGTTCGTGGGGTATGCACGGATTTAAATTTACTAAACAAAAACTCGATGCATCAAAAGAGTATATAAAAGAAGCTCAAAGAATTTTGAATAAAAATTTATAG
- the nrfD gene encoding NrfD/PsrC family molybdoenzyme membrane anchor subunit: MDGALNFTATFSHGVEWGWPIAVYLLLAGMSGGALIAAILLKHYKKQKSFSPFFKAASLLAFVSIMLGMVCLIADLEKPLLFWKILINYNFTSVMSIGVAGLCVFIPLSFLMCLYAFNDEISNFLAKSLKSFSALFALIMKILIPLYPFLSRICLIFAVIICAYTGFLISVLIRFPLLNTAVLPALFIASGLSAGISGSSLVAAALFKEDPHSSDLHSLHSVEFSVLGAEILLILMLFVSLLLGSSYQQNAAIAFYSGVWANFFWLGVVLVGFIVPFVLNFAFGKKVASLKFSFYISSLAAVIGVLLLRVFILYAGQTYSI, from the coding sequence ATGGATGGTGCATTAAATTTTACTGCAACATTTTCGCATGGAGTAGAGTGGGGCTGGCCGATTGCTGTTTATCTTTTGCTAGCTGGTATGAGTGGTGGAGCGCTAATCGCTGCCATACTTTTAAAACACTATAAAAAGCAAAAGAGCTTTAGTCCATTTTTCAAGGCTGCTTCGCTTTTAGCCTTTGTTAGTATCATGCTTGGTATGGTTTGCTTGATAGCTGATCTTGAAAAGCCACTTTTGTTCTGGAAAATTTTGATTAATTATAATTTCACATCAGTTATGTCTATCGGTGTTGCTGGACTTTGTGTATTTATACCGCTTAGCTTTTTGATGTGCCTTTATGCATTTAATGATGAGATTTCAAATTTCTTAGCCAAAAGTTTAAAATCATTTAGCGCTCTTTTTGCACTAATAATGAAAATTTTAATACCGCTTTATCCATTTTTAAGTCGCATTTGTCTTATTTTTGCTGTAATAATTTGTGCTTACACTGGATTTTTGATCTCAGTTTTGATTAGATTTCCACTCTTAAACACAGCTGTACTTCCAGCTTTATTTATAGCTTCAGGACTAAGTGCTGGTATAAGTGGCAGTAGCTTGGTCGCAGCAGCTTTATTTAAAGAAGATCCACATTCAAGCGACCTTCATTCGCTTCACAGCGTAGAATTTAGCGTTTTGGGAGCTGAAATTTTACTCATTTTAATGCTTTTTGTATCGCTTTTACTTGGTTCAAGTTATCAGCAAAATGCAGCTATTGCTTTTTATAGTGGCGTTTGGGCAAATTTCTTTTGGCTTGGTGTTGTGCTAGTTGGCTTCATTGTGCCTTTTGTTTTAAATTTTGCATTTGGCAAAAAAGTAGCTAGCCTAAAATTTAGCTTTTATATCAGTTCATTAGCGGCTGTTATCGGTGTTTTACTGCTTAGGGTGTTTATACTTTATGCGGGACAAACTTATAGCATTTAA
- a CDS encoding 4Fe-4S dicluster domain-containing protein has product MQNQKNRRAFLKSMVVVAAGAGAASSGFAFKSEESVKKPHFGMIFDQNKCVGCTDCEIACRKVNLVPKGQMRLFIEDKTNPKNLLDKRFVRVSCQQCVDAPCVAVCPTKACHKDEKTGIQTTNIDDCIACKYCIVACPYDVRYIDKVTHSAQSCNFCVDTNLKDEKEPACVEACRYEAIVFGDLNDEDSHISKLLAVKDSIRLRAELGTKPSLRYIPKVKMGV; this is encoded by the coding sequence ATGCAAAATCAAAAAAATAGAAGAGCCTTTTTAAAAAGCATGGTAGTTGTGGCTGCTGGTGCTGGTGCGGCAAGTAGTGGTTTTGCTTTTAAGAGTGAAGAAAGTGTAAAAAAACCACACTTTGGTATGATATTTGACCAAAATAAATGTGTTGGCTGTACGGACTGCGAGATAGCTTGCAGAAAGGTAAATTTAGTCCCAAAAGGACAGATGAGACTTTTTATAGAAGATAAGACTAATCCTAAAAATTTACTCGATAAAAGATTTGTAAGAGTGTCTTGTCAGCAGTGCGTTGATGCGCCTTGTGTGGCTGTTTGTCCGACCAAGGCTTGTCATAAAGACGAAAAAACTGGCATACAAACTACAAATATAGATGATTGTATTGCCTGTAAATACTGCATTGTAGCCTGTCCATACGATGTGAGATATATCGATAAGGTTACGCACTCAGCTCAAAGCTGTAACTTTTGCGTAGATACAAATTTAAAGGACGAAAAAGAACCAGCTTGCGTAGAAGCTTGTAGATATGAGGCGATCGTCTTTGGTGATCTTAACGATGAAGATTCGCACATCAGTAAGCTACTAGCCGTAAAAGATAGCATAAGGCTAAGAGCAGAGCTTGGCACAAAACCAAGCCTTAGATATATTCCTAAAGTAAAAATGGGGGTGTAA
- a CDS encoding FKBP-type peptidyl-prolyl cis-trans isomerase, which produces MKNKVLKFTLLLSLSASGLLANVDSNESYAMGATSGGYVLKGLLEQKQIGISYDAEAVIKGFSDALKGELKLSDDEIAKLLNKRAENLDKIVKEKEAAILKENLKQGKAFMDKNAKNKNVKTTKSKLQYEILKSSKKGATPKQESIIIANYKASFIDGKVFDETKEAPAHLSMLNLIPGLEEGLMLMKEGDKFKFVIPPELAYGDSGMEGIPGGETIVFEIELVKVLKPGELAEAAKKIHEKELNEGIKKPH; this is translated from the coding sequence ATGAAAAATAAGGTTTTAAAATTTACGCTACTTCTTAGCTTAAGTGCTTCTGGTTTGCTTGCAAATGTAGATTCAAATGAGTCTTATGCTATGGGAGCAACAAGTGGTGGATATGTTTTAAAAGGGTTACTTGAACAAAAACAAATAGGTATTAGCTACGATGCTGAGGCCGTTATCAAAGGTTTTAGTGATGCACTAAAAGGAGAGCTAAAACTAAGCGATGATGAGATAGCAAAGCTACTAAACAAAAGAGCTGAAAATTTAGACAAGATAGTAAAAGAAAAAGAAGCCGCCATACTTAAAGAGAATTTAAAGCAAGGCAAGGCTTTTATGGATAAAAATGCAAAAAATAAAAATGTAAAAACGACAAAATCAAAATTGCAATATGAAATTTTAAAATCAAGCAAAAAGGGAGCGACTCCAAAACAAGAGAGTATCATCATAGCAAACTACAAAGCTAGCTTTATCGATGGTAAGGTCTTTGATGAGACAAAAGAGGCTCCAGCTCATCTTTCTATGCTAAATTTGATCCCAGGTCTTGAAGAGGGCTTAATGCTCATGAAAGAGGGCGATAAGTTTAAATTTGTTATCCCGCCAGAACTTGCGTATGGCGATAGCGGCATGGAGGGCATACCTGGAGGCGAAACTATCGTTTTTGAGATAGAGCTTGTTAAGGTCTTAAAGCCAGGTGAGTTAGCCGAGGCTGCAAAGAAAATTCACGAAAAAGAACTAAATGAGGGCATCAAAAAGCCTCATTAA
- a CDS encoding nitrous oxide reductase accessory protein NosL has product MILRSILGSALLASLLFGASANEQTVKMKPMFQSVEPSKATLVGSGEDKEYCAVCGMNLVKFYKTNHVYNGKQVASLHCLYELTEGKIPSDAQVVDTKNLNLIDVNKAFYVVGSSVKGTMTRNSKYAFSTEADAKEFQAENGGEIMNFAKAYEVAGQDFAGDNKMIKAKREGGVYAHGKEFYEANCDKTDPKSFKAISELKAHLKKVCDAKEANKAPEYDKHLQAAALYLWDAPVNLGTSNQASKPKQEKKPERIVVPKGARCAVCGMLVKNSPWATLIKADGKDYYFDGVKDMAQFYFADGKMKDAYVSDYYTLEKLDAKDAFYVHGSNVYGPMGDEFIPFKDEAKAWSFLKDHAGKGVIRFDEIKNFIGK; this is encoded by the coding sequence ATGATTTTACGTTCCATCTTGGGTTCAGCACTACTGGCGAGCCTACTTTTTGGTGCCTCGGCAAATGAGCAAACTGTCAAAATGAAACCGATGTTTCAAAGCGTAGAGCCAAGCAAGGCTACACTAGTAGGAAGCGGTGAGGACAAGGAGTATTGTGCTGTTTGTGGAATGAATTTGGTTAAATTTTATAAGACTAATCACGTATATAACGGCAAGCAAGTAGCATCACTACACTGCCTATACGAGCTAACAGAAGGTAAGATCCCAAGTGATGCACAAGTTGTCGATACTAAAAATCTAAATTTGATCGATGTAAATAAAGCCTTTTATGTCGTTGGTAGTAGTGTCAAGGGCACAATGACTAGAAATAGCAAATACGCTTTCTCAACTGAGGCTGACGCAAAAGAATTTCAAGCAGAAAATGGCGGCGAGATAATGAATTTTGCTAAAGCTTACGAGGTCGCTGGACAAGACTTCGCAGGCGATAATAAAATGATCAAAGCTAAGCGTGAGGGCGGCGTTTACGCACATGGTAAGGAATTTTACGAGGCAAACTGCGACAAAACTGATCCAAAAAGCTTTAAAGCTATCTCTGAGCTAAAAGCTCATCTTAAAAAAGTATGCGATGCAAAAGAGGCTAACAAAGCTCCAGAGTACGACAAGCACTTGCAAGCCGCTGCTCTTTATCTATGGGACGCTCCGGTAAATTTAGGTACTAGCAACCAAGCTTCAAAACCTAAACAAGAAAAAAAACCTGAGAGAATAGTCGTGCCAAAGGGCGCGAGATGTGCGGTATGTGGCATGCTTGTCAAAAATTCTCCATGGGCTACGCTCATCAAAGCAGATGGCAAGGATTATTATTTTGATGGCGTAAAAGATATGGCACAATTTTACTTTGCGGATGGCAAAATGAAAGATGCTTATGTGAGTGATTATTACACGCTAGAAAAGCTTGATGCAAAAGATGCGTTTTATGTTCATGGCTCAAACGTTTATGGACCAATGGGTGATGAGTTTATCCCATTTAAAGATGAAGCAAAGGCATGGAGCTTTTTAAAAGATCATGCCGGCAAAGGTGTCATAAGATTTGACGAGATAAAGAATTTTATCGGTAAATAG
- a CDS encoding ABC transporter ATP-binding protein, translated as MINVRGVSLVYNQGKQNEFCALKNINLDVNNGELVILKGVSGSGKSTLLSLIALLQKPTSGEILIDGTNIAKLPDTFCSEFRHKRLGLVFQNFNLIEGLSVYENLLAPFALTNFKANVREEMIKKALNLANISHKRDENVSNLSGGERQRCAVARALSMDADIILADEPTANLDRQNARAFLGLLESFKALKKSVIVATHDSIFDELSATDRVVSLQNGEIV; from the coding sequence ATGATAAATGTAAGAGGCGTTAGCCTAGTCTATAACCAAGGCAAACAAAACGAGTTTTGCGCTCTAAAAAATATAAATTTAGACGTTAATAACGGCGAGTTAGTGATACTAAAAGGCGTTAGTGGAAGTGGTAAAAGCACTCTGCTCTCGCTCATAGCCCTACTTCAAAAGCCAACTAGCGGAGAGATTTTGATAGACGGCACTAACATCGCAAAGCTGCCTGACACGTTTTGCTCTGAGTTTAGGCACAAAAGGCTTGGGCTTGTCTTTCAAAATTTTAACCTCATCGAGGGTTTAAGCGTCTATGAAAATTTGTTAGCTCCGTTTGCTCTAACAAATTTCAAGGCAAACGTGCGTGAAGAGATGATAAAAAAGGCTCTAAACCTTGCAAATATCTCTCACAAAAGAGATGAAAACGTATCAAATTTAAGCGGTGGCGAACGCCAAAGATGTGCGGTGGCTAGGGCTTTGTCAATGGACGCTGATATCATTTTGGCTGATGAGCCAACGGCAAATTTAGATAGGCAAAATGCGCGCGCATTTTTAGGATTGCTAGAGTCATTTAAAGCGCTTAAAAAAAGCGTTATAGTTGCCACTCACGATAGCATTTTTGATGAGCTAAGTGCAACAGATAGGGTTGTCAGCTTGCAAAACGGAGAGATAGTATGA
- a CDS encoding tetratricopeptide repeat protein, translating to MKKSLVLLFACLGLLNAGYIKEALSAKDDHNKLAQIYEDACDKEKKASGCYNLAVLYSRGDGNVKKDEAKAAMLYEKACDQNFSMACSNLGYVYEKGKGVEKDLEKAVKFYEKACKDNEGCTELGLLYANGTGVTKDIEKAKELYEKACKAGDGIGCSNLGYLYAQGEGVEKDYAKAKVNYEMACANEAGIGCDNLGFLYVYAQGVDQNLTKATKLYEQACIYGYEKGCNNYAIMLAEGKGVKEDVEKAREIFTRSCTNGLKEACENLEILGKH from the coding sequence ATGAAAAAGAGTTTAGTTTTATTGTTTGCTTGTTTGGGACTATTGAATGCTGGCTATATCAAAGAGGCTTTAAGTGCAAAAGACGACCACAACAAGCTAGCACAAATTTATGAAGATGCTTGTGACAAAGAGAAAAAGGCATCAGGCTGCTACAATCTAGCTGTGCTTTACAGCAGAGGTGATGGTAACGTCAAAAAGGATGAAGCAAAGGCAGCAATGCTTTATGAAAAGGCTTGTGATCAAAATTTCTCTATGGCTTGCAGCAACCTTGGCTACGTCTATGAAAAAGGCAAAGGGGTGGAGAAAGACCTAGAAAAAGCAGTTAAATTTTATGAAAAGGCTTGTAAGGATAATGAGGGTTGCACAGAGCTTGGCTTGCTTTATGCAAATGGCACCGGCGTGACAAAGGATATTGAAAAGGCAAAAGAGCTTTACGAAAAGGCTTGCAAGGCAGGGGACGGCATAGGATGTAGTAATCTTGGCTATTTGTACGCGCAAGGTGAAGGTGTCGAGAAAGACTATGCAAAAGCCAAAGTAAACTACGAAATGGCTTGTGCAAACGAAGCTGGCATAGGATGTGATAATCTTGGCTTTTTATATGTTTATGCACAAGGCGTTGATCAAAACCTTACAAAAGCGACAAAACTTTATGAGCAAGCGTGTATATATGGATATGAAAAGGGTTGCAACAACTACGCTATCATGCTAGCTGAAGGCAAAGGCGTAAAAGAAGATGTAGAAAAAGCACGTGAAATTTTCACTAGAAGCTGCACAAATGGCTTAAAAGAGGCGTGTGAGAATTTAGAAATTTTAGGAAAGCATTGA
- a CDS encoding ABC transporter permease, with product MIGKNFINYAVVLLFKDRKDYLFSFCLFALIIFVLSSVLFISGSIQHDLINLVKDRSSIVVSAFRAGKNDLMHPGYIYDISKIDGVSDVRGVVDGEYYFVQKRIWFHLYEDDSLKEDEMIVGEGVKAAMNELYYDESFNFLTEERMIPVKIVKTMPKQSGLITNNAIFLHPKTLRAILNLKDEEYTKLYVDVPNSEEISQVALKIENLYPNSFAISIEDEVANIRHLYYYKGGIFMSIYVSVMLIFFVLLKNQISLAYGSKKREIAILRSIGFSIKEIIFLKFIQNFIVSVSAFLLGVMLAYLFVFVFNAPFLKGIFLGDELLNFTNFTPILEFDKLFLIFVFGVIPFLAFVLIPSWRVACGDINEGLK from the coding sequence ATGATAGGTAAAAATTTTATAAACTACGCTGTGGTTCTGCTTTTTAAAGATAGGAAGGATTACCTTTTTAGCTTTTGCCTCTTTGCACTCATTATCTTTGTGCTAAGCTCGGTACTTTTTATCTCTGGATCGATCCAACATGATCTTATAAATTTAGTAAAAGATAGATCAAGTATCGTAGTGAGTGCATTTCGCGCTGGTAAAAATGATCTAATGCACCCTGGCTATATCTACGATATCTCGAAGATCGATGGAGTAAGCGATGTAAGGGGCGTAGTTGATGGAGAGTACTACTTCGTTCAAAAGCGTATTTGGTTCCATCTATATGAAGATGATAGCTTAAAAGAGGATGAGATGATCGTCGGAGAAGGTGTAAAGGCAGCGATGAATGAGCTTTACTACGATGAGAGCTTTAATTTTCTAACTGAAGAGCGCATGATACCAGTAAAGATAGTAAAAACCATGCCAAAACAAAGCGGACTTATCACAAATAACGCCATATTTTTGCACCCAAAAACGCTAAGGGCTATCTTAAATTTAAAAGATGAAGAGTACACAAAGCTCTATGTCGATGTGCCAAATAGCGAAGAGATCAGCCAAGTGGCTTTAAAGATTGAGAATTTATATCCAAACTCATTTGCCATTAGCATAGAAGATGAGGTGGCAAACATTAGACATCTTTATTACTATAAGGGTGGAATTTTTATGAGTATTTATGTTAGCGTTATGCTAATATTTTTCGTACTGCTTAAAAACCAAATTTCACTTGCTTACGGAAGTAAAAAGCGCGAGATAGCCATTTTGCGAAGTATCGGCTTTAGTATAAAAGAGATCATATTTTTAAAATTTATACAAAATTTCATCGTTAGCGTTAGCGCATTTTTGCTTGGCGTTATGTTAGCTTATCTCTTTGTATTTGTTTTTAATGCTCCTTTTTTAAAGGGGATATTTTTAGGTGATGAGCTTTTAAATTTTACAAATTTCACGCCTATTTTGGAGTTTGATAAGCTCTTTTTGATCTTTGTCTTTGGCGTCATACCATTTTTGGCATTCGTGCTTATCCCGTCGTGGCGTGTGGCGTGTGGCGACATAAATGAGGGGCTAAAATGA
- the ccsA gene encoding cytochrome c biogenesis protein — translation MRILNIYRLSLILLFILAFGAGLATFLENFYDTQTARVLVYEALWYECVMFACTICLAISIIKTKMYKKFGAFLIHLAFIVIFIGAALTRYFGEEGVMHLRTLQSSNVMQSVKPYLRVEMLGENFSYPLKLSLFGKNDFEFKNFIDGKEFIINLLGYKKDEKNAPATLSLEISFNGEKKSIKLKGGAGYELEPSVLSFGGQEAKFYFSSKALNLPFSLKLDEFILERYAGLNSPSSYTSKVSIAGNKYDISLNNPLTIDGYKIFQSSYDPDELGSAFEISRDPGKIPTYIGYFLLCLGFVANLFSKKSRFFRLLNFIKGSQIAFLAILLLNATPNFANENNKNLDAHASKFAKILTQADSRIAPAGSYSRAVISKISTKTTLFGLSSEELMLSFAISPKEWMDKRMVKITSERVGELLGVNEKFASFNDIFNENGEYKLAKFVEVANEKSASKRDKFDNDVIKFDERLNVLYLALKGEILKFIPAKNGDKLTWLGVNESFGSSEISNELKSVLGAYIENLSLCVKSGECKEADRSLEKISSYQRSTLGSLAPSEAKVELEVLYNQMEIFKFLIYFYMILGLVSLALGFYRLFSGKKFRFEKALSLAFYFGFAVHLLNLALRAYISGHAPWSDAYESLVYISLASVLAGVLFFKHQSFALGAASLFASVSLLVAHLNFINPQITNLVPVLKSFWLSVHVSVITASYGFLGFSFVLGLLGLLLMAIKNQKNEQKLSEQIRYLAATNELSLIIGLSLLTIGNFLGGVWANESWGRYWGWDSKESWSYITIIIYAIVLHLRFIPRLKNIFTFLVASVLSFGSVIFTYFGVNFYLSGLHSYANVDGFSVSNLLYLLLMLLALLIAFAYRGKDIKEI, via the coding sequence ATGAGAATTTTAAATATCTACCGCTTGTCTTTGATATTATTATTTATTCTTGCTTTTGGTGCAGGGCTTGCGACTTTTTTAGAAAATTTTTATGACACACAAACGGCCAGAGTGCTTGTTTACGAAGCGCTTTGGTACGAGTGTGTTATGTTTGCTTGTACCATTTGTCTAGCCATTAGTATCATAAAAACCAAGATGTATAAAAAATTTGGCGCATTTTTGATACATCTTGCTTTTATCGTTATATTTATCGGAGCTGCGCTTACAAGGTATTTTGGCGAAGAGGGCGTTATGCATCTTAGAACCTTGCAAAGCTCAAATGTAATGCAAAGCGTTAAGCCTTATCTTAGAGTCGAAATGCTTGGAGAAAATTTTAGTTATCCATTAAAATTAAGCTTATTTGGTAAAAACGACTTTGAGTTTAAAAATTTTATAGATGGCAAGGAATTTATAATTAACTTGCTTGGGTATAAAAAAGATGAGAAAAACGCTCCGGCTACGCTTAGTTTAGAGATAAGCTTTAACGGCGAAAAAAAGAGTATTAAACTAAAAGGCGGAGCCGGATATGAGCTGGAGCCTAGTGTACTAAGTTTTGGTGGGCAAGAGGCGAAATTTTACTTTAGTTCAAAGGCTTTAAATTTGCCATTTTCATTAAAGCTTGACGAGTTTATTTTAGAGCGATATGCAGGGCTAAATAGTCCATCATCTTATACAAGTAAAGTAAGTATCGCTGGCAACAAGTACGACATCTCGCTAAATAATCCACTAACGATTGATGGCTATAAAATTTTTCAGTCTTCATACGATCCTGACGAGCTTGGAAGCGCTTTTGAGATCAGCCGTGATCCTGGCAAAATCCCAACTTATATCGGATATTTTTTGCTTTGCCTTGGCTTTGTGGCAAATTTATTTAGTAAAAAGAGCCGATTTTTTAGGCTGCTAAATTTTATAAAAGGTTCGCAAATCGCATTTTTGGCTATCTTGCTTTTAAATGCTACTCCAAATTTTGCTAATGAAAATAATAAAAATTTAGACGCTCATGCAAGCAAATTTGCCAAAATTTTGACTCAAGCTGATAGCAGAATCGCTCCAGCTGGCTCTTACTCAAGAGCTGTGATAAGTAAAATTTCAACCAAAACCACGCTCTTTGGGCTTAGCAGTGAGGAGCTAATGCTCTCTTTTGCCATCTCGCCAAAAGAGTGGATGGACAAAAGGATGGTAAAGATCACAAGCGAGCGCGTGGGCGAGCTTTTGGGTGTTAATGAAAAATTTGCTAGTTTTAACGATATCTTTAACGAAAATGGCGAGTATAAGCTGGCTAAATTTGTAGAAGTTGCAAATGAAAAATCCGCCTCAAAAAGAGATAAATTTGACAACGACGTTATCAAATTTGACGAGAGATTAAATGTCTTGTATCTTGCATTAAAGGGAGAAATTTTAAAATTTATACCAGCTAAAAATGGCGATAAATTAACGTGGCTAGGCGTAAATGAATCCTTTGGCTCAAGCGAAATTTCAAACGAGCTTAAAAGCGTTTTAGGCGCTTATATAGAAAATTTAAGCCTTTGCGTAAAAAGTGGCGAGTGCAAAGAGGCTGATAGGAGTTTGGAGAAAATTTCAAGCTATCAAAGAAGCACTCTAGGCTCTCTTGCGCCAAGCGAGGCAAAGGTGGAGCTTGAGGTGCTTTATAACCAAATGGAAATTTTTAAATTTCTTATATATTTTTACATGATCCTTGGGCTAGTTTCGCTCGCTCTTGGCTTTTATAGGCTATTTTCTGGAAAGAAATTTAGATTTGAAAAAGCGCTTAGCCTTGCATTTTATTTTGGTTTTGCGGTGCATTTGTTAAATTTAGCTCTTCGTGCTTATATCTCAGGACATGCACCTTGGAGTGATGCATATGAGAGCTTAGTGTATATCTCGCTTGCAAGCGTACTAGCTGGAGTTTTATTTTTTAAACATCAAAGCTTTGCTCTTGGAGCTGCTTCACTTTTTGCAAGTGTGAGCTTGCTTGTAGCTCATCTAAATTTTATAAATCCACAAATAACAAATCTAGTTCCAGTTTTAAAGTCATTTTGGCTTAGCGTGCATGTAAGTGTCATCACGGCAAGCTACGGCTTCTTGGGCTTTAGTTTTGTGCTTGGGCTTCTTGGGCTTCTTTTAATGGCTATAAAAAATCAAAAAAACGAGCAAAAGCTTAGTGAGCAGATAAGATACCTCGCCGCAACTAATGAGCTAAGCCTCATCATAGGACTTAGTTTGCTAACTATTGGAAATTTCCTTGGCGGCGTCTGGGCGAATGAGAGCTGGGGTAGATACTGGGGCTGGGACAGCAAAGAGAGCTGGTCGTACATTACGATAATTATTTATGCCATTGTGCTTCATTTAAGATTTATCCCAAGATTAAAAAATATTTTTACCTTTTTAGTAGCTAGCGTGCTCTCTTTTGGTTCAGTTATTTTTACCTATTTTGGTGTAAATTTCTATCTAAGTGGACTTCACTCATACGCAAATGTCGATGGATTTAGCGTTTCAAATTTGCTTTATTTGCTTTTAATGCTCTTGGCTTTGCTAATCGCCTTTGCTTATAGAGGTAAGGATATAAAAGAGATTTAG